From Roseibium alexandrii DFL-11, the proteins below share one genomic window:
- a CDS encoding RidA family protein yields the protein MIDQGPRPVAPFSHAVEADGWVFVTGQMPTDPDAPDAPLPAGIGAQTARVMDNLKIVLEGLGLGLGNVTFARVYLTEFERDYAQMNETYRSYFEEGKLPGRTCIGVTALAVSALVEIDLVARRP from the coding sequence ATGATCGACCAAGGCCCGCGGCCTGTTGCGCCGTTCTCGCATGCCGTGGAAGCCGACGGATGGGTCTTTGTCACGGGTCAGATGCCAACCGATCCAGATGCCCCGGATGCGCCACTGCCAGCCGGCATTGGGGCACAGACCGCCCGGGTGATGGACAATCTGAAAATCGTGTTGGAAGGGCTCGGACTGGGGCTGGGGAATGTGACCTTCGCCCGGGTCTATCTAACCGAATTCGAACGCGATTATGCACAGATGAACGAAACCTACCGTTCCTACTTCGAGGAGGGGAAGTTGCCGGGACGGACCTGCATCGGTGTGACCGCGCTTGCTGTCAGTGCCCTGGTGGAGATCGACCTGGTCGCGCGCCGTCCTTAG
- a CDS encoding MOSC domain-containing protein encodes MADQDTCLADTLDVTRKFKIAGHVEGVFGTPVTEDFQTEPVERLDLTFEGVPGDRHAGFTRKSGGREPWYPRGTEMCNERQISILSVEELAIIAERMELPELKSEWIGGNITLSGIPNLSLIPPRTRLEFEGGVVIRVDGDNAPCRFAGSAIDRQFPDRSGLDLLFPQKARRLRGLVGFVEKPGTVAAGEAVTAHIPEQWIYPKT; translated from the coding sequence ATGGCCGACCAAGACACCTGCCTTGCCGATACACTGGACGTTACCCGCAAATTCAAGATCGCAGGGCACGTGGAGGGCGTTTTCGGTACCCCGGTGACGGAGGACTTTCAGACCGAACCGGTCGAGCGTCTGGACCTGACATTTGAGGGGGTTCCGGGGGATCGGCATGCCGGGTTCACCCGCAAGTCCGGGGGGCGCGAGCCGTGGTACCCGCGCGGAACCGAAATGTGCAACGAGCGGCAGATCTCCATCCTGTCGGTAGAAGAATTGGCAATCATTGCTGAGCGCATGGAACTCCCCGAACTCAAGTCCGAATGGATTGGCGGCAACATCACGCTCTCCGGCATTCCCAATCTCTCGCTGATCCCTCCGCGCACACGTCTTGAATTTGAGGGCGGTGTGGTGATCCGGGTCGATGGCGACAATGCCCCGTGCCGCTTTGCCGGATCCGCAATCGATCGCCAGTTCCCTGACCGCAGCGGGCTTGATCTGCTGTTCCCGCAAAAGGCCCGAAGGCTGCGTGGCTTGGTAGGTTTTGTCGAAAAGCCGGGTACGGTTGCTGCGGGCGAGGCAGTAACCGCGCACATTCCCGAGCAATGGATTTATCCAAAGACTTGA